The Helianthus annuus cultivar XRQ/B chromosome 16, HanXRQr2.0-SUNRISE, whole genome shotgun sequence genome includes a window with the following:
- the LOC110915731 gene encoding DNAJ protein JJJ1 homolog, translating to MASPEKRCLYEVLNLPRDCTADEIRSAYRKLALQRHPDKLIKSGIPESEATASFQELVNAYEVLSDARERAWYDSHRSQILFSGTTSSSSAVVPDLFTFFSNSVYSGFSDKGKGFYKVYGDVFDKIYMNELNYAKRLGLGNVVKEAPVMGNLESVYEQVNAFYGYWLGFVTVMDFVWADEYDVMSGPNRKSRRLMEEENKKIRKRARREYIETVRGLAEFVKKRDKRVIDMQMKRSVEMEKKREEERVKKAEMARLKAERARAYEEPEWAKVEDDVAEDVAEEEEEGVRKNELYCVACGKKFKSDKQWKNHEQSKKHKDKVAELREAFGEEDQDNEDDDEDADDNNDNGGGDADGFVSADEVEKLKEQFEGVEIQTEEKGDEQESQSEEEFVDVNNGGKGMDDDDDDDKEKEEEDDDDEKEDDDDENSVLKAMLNNRKNIGSMRKPKKVYVEVEAEEEVDLMEYNNVKGRRKRRGRKETAKRDEYEEEQERIDKPEISSKAEVDEKREDGLHTEEPSCADNENNGGGDDGPAGKSKVSKQAPAVKVTSKKEAKSKAKNLPKGKKQKATSRNSGNECDTCGADFDSRTKLHKHLNDTGHATIKSR from the exons atgGCATCGCCGGAGAAGCGATGCCTCTACGAAGTCCTCAACCTCCCCCGCGACTGCACCGCCGACGAGATCCGCTCCGCCTACCGCAAACTCGCCCTACAACGCCACCCTGACAAACTCATCAAATCCGGCATCCCAGAATCCGAAGCCACCGCCTCTTTCCAAGAGCTCGTCAACGCCTACGAGGTCCTATCCGACGCGCGTGAGCGCGCCTGGTACGACTCTCACCGCTCCCAAATCCTCTTCTCCGGCACCACTTCCTCCTCCTCCGCCGTTGTCCCCGATCTCTTCACTTTCTTCTCAAATTCCGTTTATTCCGGTTTTTCCGATAAAGGTAAGGGCTTTTATAAAGTGTACGGTGATGTGTTTGATAAGATTTACATGAATGAGTTGAATTATGCCAAGAGGTTAGGGTTAGGTAATGTGGTTAAGGAGGCTCCGGTTATGGGGAATTTGGAGAGTGTGTATGAGCAGGTGAATGCGTTTTATGGTTATTGGTTAGGGTTTGTGACGGTTATGGATTTTGTTTGGGCTGATGAGTATGATGTGATGAGTGGGCCGAATCGGAAGTCGAGGCGGTTGATGGAGGAGGAGAATAAGAAGATTAGGAAAAGAGCGAGGAGGGAGTATATCGAGACGGTGCGGGGGTTGGCGGAGTTTGTTAAGAAGAGGGATAAGAGAGTGATTGATATGCAGATGAAGAGGAGTGTTGAGATGGAGAAAAAGAGAGAGGAAGAACGGGTGAAAAAGGCGGAAATGGCGAGACTGAAGGCGGAGAGAGCGAGGGCGTATGAGGAGCCCGAGTGGGCGAAGGTGGAGGATGACGTGGCGGAAGACGTcgcggaagaggaggaagagggtGTGAGGAAGAATGAGTTGTATTGTGTGGCGTGTGGGAAGAAGTTTAAGAGTGATAAGCAGTGGAAGAATCATGAGCAGTCGAAGAAGCATAAAGATAAAGTGGCGGAGTTGAGGGAAGCTTTCGGAGAAGAAGATCAAGATAATGAGGATGACGATGAGGATGCGGATGATAATAATGATAATGGTGGTGGGGATGCGGATGGGTTTGTGTCGGCTGATGAGGTGGAAAAGTTAAAAGAACAATTTGAAGGTGTTGAAATACAGACGGAAGAAAAAGGGGATGAGCAAGAAAGCCAGTCAGaggaggagtttgttgatgttaATAATGGTGGAAAGGgaatggatgatgatgatgatgatgataaagaaaaagaagaagaagatgatgatgatgaaaaagaagatgatgatgatgagaataGTGTTTTGAAAGCGATGTTAAATAACAGAAAGAATATTGGATCGATGAGGAAGCCGAAGAAGGTTTATGTAGAAGTTGAAGCCGAAGAAGAGGTGGACTTGATGGAGTACAATAATGTGAAAGGTAGAAGAAAGAGGAGAGGCAGGAAAGAAACTGCTAAACGAGATGAATATGAAGAAGAACAAGAAAGAATTGATAAACCCGAGATAAGTAGTAAAGCTGAGGTGGATGAGAAACGTGAGGACGGATTACACACCGAGGAACCATCTTGTGCAGACAATGAGAACAATGGCGGAGGAGATGATGGGCCTGCTGGAAAGAGTAAGGTTTCAAAGCAAGCTCCTGCGGTTAAAGTTACCAGTAAAAAGGAGGCGAAATCTAAAGCGAAAAATCTCCCCAAAGGAAAGAAGCAGAAG GCAACCTCAAGAAATTCTGGGAATGAATGCGATACTTGTGGAGCAGACTTTGATTCAAG GACCAAGTTACATAAACATTTGAATGACACGGGTCATGCTACAATCAAGTCACGTTGA